The genomic window CAAAGTTCTTATCTAAAAGTAAAAGTGCCACTgtcatattttaaatattaaaaaaCATGCTGGCTAGTGGCTATCAATAAATGCAATCCATCGGTGGTGAGAGCTACGTGGGCCGTGTCAGACAATTCTTTGACAAGTTTTTCTCGTGTCTCGTGGCGGGAGGGAATGTTGTAGCGGGGCTCGAGTATTTTCATCAACTGACGAAATCCTTCACCCTCAATCACACTATATGGCATCATATCTTTTGCAATAAACATCCCGATTGCTTTCGTTATGGCCATTGCCCTGGCCGAGTTATCACGGAGAGGCTGCTTAAATGCTGAGGACAGAAGTTGTTGGGTAGCCTGCGGCTCTTTCTTCCTTTAACTGTCTACAGACACATTAGGGTGACGTCTTTTCATATGACCTAGCATGTTCGAAGTGTTGCCAAGAGCATACTGAACACGTGTtgcacaatgtttgcacacagtCGCAGTCTTTCCTGTCGTCTTAACTCCTCCGTCATCATAGGTAACCTCAAATCCGAAATGTCCCCACACACCAGACCTATGAGAGGCTGGCGCATCCTGCAACTCCGGCCAGTCTTTGTCTGTCGCACTTGCCATTTCTAAAGACTCCAGTCGCGCGCAGCACTCAAAACTATACTCCTACTCTCGCGCGAAAGGGAAACACATGGTCACATGGGAATCAATTGCGCATGCCATAACTAGCCTGAACCGTAGGACCGtacgacaaacacacactccgaaCCGTGACATGCCATCCGCACGGTTCGGAGCATTTTTCAAAAACCGTGCCATCCCTACCATTCATCTAAGagattttacgcgtcgcgaacggagcgcttcagttccgcgcctggtgtagctcataccttaaGCAGAAGTTCctagaatgttcaaaaaacaaaaagaaacccTCTTATTTTGTGAGCTGCTCTGCAGAAATGAAACAGAAACATGTGAAATAAGACAAAGCTCTTTATTAAATTTGGAATATTAAAGATAGTAAAAACACACCTGGTAAACATTGAACTTGCTCAAATACTTTACAGATGGAGAGAATACAAACAAGTAAAACCGAAATAGaccaacagacagacatacgGACAGACAGAACAGGACATGATCAACTGACAAGACAAGTCAAACCACCAACATCCCACAATTCATCAGGAGACTGACAGGGCTCACTGTACAGACAGACAACTTCCTGTGAGGGGcggtctgagtgagtgtgtgagtgagtgcgtgtggTCAGCGCTGTGCGGAAGGGGCGCTCTTGCAGGCCTGCAGCTTCTCCACCATGTTGCGGGCGTAGCGTAGCCGGCTGGCCAGCTCGCGGCTGCAGCCGAACTCCTCCATCACGCTCATGCGGTATGTCCGGAACTCGCGCCGCTCGTCGATGTACGTCACCGCCCCCATCAGAGGGCACAGGATCACCTTCGTgtggtcctacacacacacacagacagttagCATAGTAAAAACtatggggggggggacagacaaacagacagacttagcgtgtgtgagtgagtgggggtGTTACAGGATTCCCAAATAAAATTCTGTGACTTTCCCCCGACCAAATTAagtgaatttccatgacttattATATAATAAACagtacaatataccgaccaatgaCACATTATGGTCACATAGCGTCCAAGAAGCGTCAAGAGACATTCTCAatgggctactcaagcaagcagtaaatctaataaccagatatacaccaattgtGAATGGAAatatattccatgactttgccccaaaaattattttaggggtgtgtgtgatgagggcaATTGCAGGAGTGCGTGTAGGCAGGGGTGGGagcactactgtgtgtgtgcgcgtgcaggAGGTGCCCTCTGACCTGGAAGAAGTTGATCTGCACAGTGCCGTTGCTGAGGTGCAGCACGATGGCGCTCTTGGTGCGGAACCAGTGGCGCAGGAAGGGCAGGCGCGTCAGCTGGTCCCCGTCACGCGGCGTGATGTTGGCGCCCGCCTTCAGCAGGTGCTCGCTCATGTAGTTACGGAAGTACTTCAGCAGcgtaatctacacacacacacacaaacatgattaCAGGGTgagattctcacacacacacacagggtggcgGTGGGCAGAACACTAGAGGACTAAACACACGATGGATACTCATAAGAATTGAGACTGCAGACTGGACTGCCCCCACGGATTTAAagaaaataagtaaataaaagtaaatagatgtttgtttaatttaaggccatttccaCAACTAAGGctaaaactaaataaataaaaatctagAGGATGCACTGCGCACTAAAGGTCAAGTAGCTTCCAAATACTAAACTACATAACcgtagtttggacacccctgggtTAGAGCATAACCGTAATCGCCACTGCGGTCAATCTTGGATCAGTGTGTGGACAGTGCTCTATGAGCAGCATTCAAAGGTTCTTGAGTGGCTTAAGATATCGGAAAAAATGAACTAAGATGAACCCATAATGGATATAATATACAAACACTAAAAATGATGTTGGTCACCATCATTTGGAAAAGCCTTCAGACAGTTAGGATCTGGAAATGATATAGTTATGAATGATTGGCAGGTAAAATAAACAGCTATGGGAGAGACAGGTGAAATAAACAGCTAGGTGAAATAAACAGCTATGGGATAGGCAGGTGAAATAAACAGAGCCAAAACACATCTGGTCTCAGTCCTTCTGCGCCTGATCAAATGTACAGCCTTACTACAGCTCCACACATTGTATGGTATGAATTTAACGATCCATGGGGACCATGCTAGGCTAAACTAGAGCCTGGGTAGGTCATTGACGGCTCGttcgtatacacacacacacacacacacacacacacacactcaccttgtATAAAAATGTCAGTGACCTAAACCTACCCACATCTCGAtcaacgtcacacacacacacacacacacacacacgtaccttcTTGGCGAGAGGCGAGGGGTAGGAGCGGACGCTGAGGTAGGACTCTGCCGAGTTGCGGTCGATGTACTGGAGCGTGTCACCGTCGTCGTAGAGGACGAGACGTGTTGAGTCGTTAAATAGCACACCCACGCTGTTATCACACAACTGGTAACCTGAGAGGGGACCAggagcaaacacacacgtaaacactcgcaccacacacacccacgctgtTATCACACAGCTGGTACCCTGAGAGGGGACCAGGAGCAAACACACGTAAACActcgcaccacacacacccacgctgtTATCACACAACTGGTGACCTGAGAGGGGACCAGGAGCAAACACACGTAAACActcgcaccacacacacccacgctgtTATCACACAGCTGGTACCCTGAGAGGGGACCAGGAACAAAGCACACACttagggccaatctcaattctccATTTTACCCCTTCCCCCTAGTTTTGCGCATGCACGTGAGACGAAGGGCTATCTCAATTCTCATTTCGATCGAGGGGTAGGGATATGGGCAAGGGGTAGATACCCCTTAAAACCAAGTAAGATCGGGAGCTTACTTGAAACCGAGGGGTAAGAGAAATACCCAACATGCACCGCTCACACCGGAAAAACAAGCACACCGAGagattcattgacatgaaatgttggcattaataaggattataaaattaaaatggtaattgttttatgttgcattcaatcTTGTGACCATATATTGAAGGTCCTGTTCTTCATGAGGAAGTTTTCAAAAATCGCTGTTCTGTGAATGTTAACAGCATCATTATTTGCACGAATGTCTCgcattttacatatttccatgtctgatataccccgcgaattggcagcataccatgtcagaaatgtcCAACAGCAGCTAAATTAGCTAAAAACTTTACCGCTCGTCTGATATGAatgctgcataggcctactgctgccaACTCCTCGCATAGGCCAAGACTTACAGGTATcgattgcttctgatgtcaagtaacgaccatttggatattattgtaaaatatcGAAGGCGTTGTGGGATGTTTACATAGCGAACGACATGTTTATTTTGTACCCCATCCCAGTTTCATTCACCTGGACCAGGAGGTAGGCTACGAACGAACATAGGCACATTCTGCTGTAgtttaaataattcctgaacggttttattcCAAGCtgaaattgcaatagcctatttaCCAGAAGACAGGTTgcttgctagtgacaaaatagctttcagtgtggtacaatCTCTGTAAATTACATTAATTCAAGTGTTTAAATCATCCAGCTCTCCCTTATGGTTGGCTAGTGGCATCTCatttccaaggggaatatttttcacccctatgtcttgccactcggtttcaagggacaagggctaggggtaagatgaagggataaaacagagaattgagattggcacacacaaacacacgggtTCCTTGTTGACCAACACTAGCCTATGCTACCCATAAGCAGCAAGTCATTGTTGACCAACACTAGCCTATGCTACCCATAAGCAGCAAGTCATTGTTGACCAACACTAGCCTATGctacccatagacagtaaagctACTGCTGCACCGAGTTTACTTCTGGTCTACACCTAGACGTCACAGCCTCTTCCGAGTAGACTGTTCAGGATTGGTTGGCGAGTGTGTGATGCGTTGTTCACGTTGTTACTGAGCGGGAGGGCAAGTGTTCCCGCTTAAAACAATGACTGAAATACTCAATATTTGGGATATAATATTTTAATGTAGCTCACGTACAGCAAACTGCTATCGAGTATATTCGGAACGTCGCCCAGCCCTACTCTAAACCGACCACTATTTTTTCAGTTGTGTCAGGACATggggttgtgtgcgtgtgtgtgtcctaggcCCTATTTAGCCAGTGGGGTCAGAGTATGTGTGTCTTACCTAGGCCATATTTGTCGGAGTAGTCCACCCATTTGCTGATCCAGAAGATGGGAATACAGGCAGGGTCCTCAGCTTCCTCtgtgaggggagagaaagagcatgACATAACAGGTctgttgtgtatgcatgtttggaTAGCGGTCAGACtatccgtccggcatcttttgtctttttgttatgCGACTCGCTTTGGGTCgtactctgtgcatgttaaaatgcactgtaaagataaaactgacttgactagACACCACAGAGGCGAGTATGGCATTAatctcagacagacagaaacactcTACACCAACATGTTCTTCCAGGAGCAGACAGTCAGTTGCATGTAACATTACAGTTAAatatgccagtgcaccaattacGAAGATTAAGAATGACATAACATTTACAGGAAATAAGATTTTAAAGAATATCCATCTCAGGGGGCTACTTTTGCGCCTGTTctctacagctatattttgcatattgcagccaatcaGTCGCCTGGGCTAAAAAGGCATGTTACcgttccttctctcactgcattctcagaatcttgctagcgtgtgtgtgtgagtaagcagGGAGGCTCCAGTTTAtgtagggggtgtgtgtgtgtgtgttacgtacCCTGGCGGATGACCGCTTTCTCTGAGGGTTTGGCGTTGTTGAGGCTGGTGAGCTGTTGCAGCAGGTcggagaggtgtgtgtctgcGGACTCTGGActttcactgcacacacacacacacaggaagtcaCGTGGCAGTCACATGACCAGACAGCCCAATCATTTCAAACGCTACTGAAGATGGCCGATTACCCTTGACCaagacaggtgtgtgtctgtcccagCAAAACAAGGTGTATGAATTAGCCGGTAACCTACAAAAGTGTCTGGTAGTCATCCGATATAAAATAATGGCTTACTACTGAATGACTGGTGAATTTGAGTAGCAAGTAGATTCATCAGAGATCATTTCCAGCCTGTgtatgtacgtacacacacgttATACTGACAAAGTtcaatcattgtgtgtgtgtgtgtaattatccGGAATGACCCAACATTGCATGTGTTTTAACTATCCGGAATGTTCCATCATCATCTTACCCTTGCTGTGGCTCGTCCTTTTGGTCCCCCTTCCCCAGTTTCTCCAAGGGACTGTCTgtacctgaaacacacacacacacacacacacagatgagcacATGACTCCACTCACAAGTGCACAGTTGAGGTGTGGATGCACAAGCTTCTGATGGTGTGTGAGACTCCTCGTCCTCACTGAAGTcactgtggaagtgtgtgtgtgtgtcctcatccTTGATAGTGGTGGGTGAGCGGTCGTTGtgattgaggtgtgtgtgcgtgtccaacTCGGTCGCTGTGATCGAGGTGTGTGAGGCTGCCCATTTTTGATGGCAGTGAGCTGTTGCTGTGATtgaggtgtgaggtgtgtgtgtgttccccattTTTGATGGCTGTTGCTGTGATCGAGGGGTGTCCTCACCCTCGTTTATGGCAGTGGGGTCTCTTgctgtgaccgtgtgtgtgtccacacccTTGTTGATAGCGGTGGGCTGTTGCTgtgactgaggtgtgtgtgtgtgtgtgtgtgtgtgtgtgtgtgtgtgtcctcaccctTGTTGATGGCGGTGAGCGGTCGTCGGGGCGGCTCCAGGGTGCCGGGGGCGATGGAGAAGCGTGGGGCAACGGTCAGGCAGGAGGTGGGCAGGCGCATGGGCACATAGCCGCTGGTGAAGAACTCGTCGGTCAGCAGGTCAGCGATGGTGGGGCGCAGAGACGGCTCAGCGTGCAGCATGCGCTTGATCAACGCCGCCGCCACAGGGCTGATGTGCtgcaaaaaacacacacgttcacacacacacacacaccaacacacttagaGCCGCCGCCACAGGGCTGATGTGctgcaaaaaacacacaaacacacttagagCAGCCGCCACAGGGCTGAtgtgctgcaacacacacacacacacacacacacacacacacactaacacacttagAGCCGCCGCCACAGGGCTGAtgtgctgcaacacacacacacacacacacacattaacacacttaGAGCCGCCGCCACAGGGCTGATGTGCTggaacacacgcacaaacacacgttcacacacacacacacacaaaaacacgttaacacacacggacaaacaCACTTAGAGCAGCCGCCACAGGGCTGATGTGCTGCAACACAcacgttaacacacacacacacattaacacacttaGAGCCGCCACCACAGGGCTGATGTGctggaacacacacaaagacacacttaGAGCTCCACGTGCAGCACATTCTTAAGGCCACAGTTACAGCATTAATGTGCGAACACACAGGGTGGcacatctcagacacacacacactacaggatGGCAAATAGAGTCTGGATTTGTAGTCATCACATCAACCACACAggatcaaccacacacacacttactcgtGGGACGCTGTACTCGTTCTTCTTGATGCGGACGTACGTCTCCTTCAGACACGACGTCTCAAACGGTGGCTTTCCTACCAGCAGTGTGTAcctacacagacaaacacacagagtcaaTGACGACATAATCACCATCCCACACAGGCATAGGATATGCACGACTAAATAAAGAATTATTAAAGAGATCagtccccccctcctccacacacacacttacaggatGCATCCGAGGGACCAGATGTCCACCTCGAAGCTGTGTCCTTTCTTGCAGAGGACCTCGGGGGCGATATAATTGGGCGTCCCACACAGAGTCTTCTTCCTCTCACCGTCAAACTCAATCCGTGTGGCCAAACCAAAGtcccctagagagagagagagagagagaggatgaatgaGAGGGGACATATGCGTTAGGACACAGCCTCATATGTTTTCAAAACCTCAGGGTGGAAAAAAAAGACAAGGACACAAGGGAATGTACAGTTAATGCAAGACTGGAAGCAGTTCATGAGATTCAAATGTGACCagccacacacatcagccaaGTTTATGGGTtggcagggtggtgtgtgtgtggatacaagcaaaaaaaaaaaaaacactgagctCCACGTGACAGGATAACAGGTGTGCGTCTCCTCACCTATCTTAACCTCCATTTCCTCATTGAGGAAGAGGTTGCCCAGCTTGAGGTCGCGGTGAATGACACGGTTGTTGTGCAGGTACTGGCAGCCTTGGATGGTCTGGCGCATGAAGTAGCGCGCCTCGGGCTCAGTCACAGCCTTTCGGCGCTTGTGCAGCTCCAGCAGAGACTAGAAGAGACGGGACATGAATGAAACATGGCGCACAGGACCGACAGCGTAGACCGCGCCATCGCCGACATTGTGGGATTCGACTTCGATGGTAAAAGTCGCTCCTTGCGACTACAGACTAAAATGTACAGCCATAGTTTTGTAAAAGACCATACAAATGGTTGTAATGGAAGCATAGTCACAAAAATCCTGTTGTAGTGTAACGTTTGTTATTttctttgacccccccccccccccccccaacacacacacaatgtttttCAAGGGAAGGTCCTATTAGATTGTTTAAAATACCAGGATCTGAAAGCCTAACGCTGGCAGTTGATATTCAGATAATGCAAATATCTGTTCAGCGAAAAAAGTGGCTTACGGTTGACCACTCAAAGTTGGCAGTTAGCTGCTACATTTATCAACTTTCTCCAAAACTCATGCTGACAACTTAGTCGAGCGCCAAGTTAACATGAAACTTCCTTTCCTTGCGGTTCAATTATTTCAAGCCCAGGAAAAATTATGCTAGCCAGTGTTCGGACAACGTTCATTTCAGTCTATTTCAAATGCAAAAACTCAAGTTACAGACACAAAATAAGGCTAAATCCTAAAAGTTAATTCACATCAGCGGTTGATCGGTTAACCAACGAAGTAAATGTTATTAAGTTAGTAATGAACAATGCTACTGACCAGCTATttcttagctaacgttagcaaagaATTCGACCGTTGGCTGACATGACAGACAAACTTCattggctagctagctagaagCTATGCCTTTACCTGCTAGCATAACTTTCCAGTGTCTCCAAAGGAAGTTTGCTTTGGGGGGTGGGAAACTCACCCGTCTGCGGCAAATTTCCAGAACCACGAACACGAAATCGTCGTCCTCAAAGAAACCATGAAAGCCCACGACGTGCGGATTGTCCAGGCTTTTATGGATGGCAATTTCAGTGCTCATCTTCTCCTTCTGATGAGGCTTCAGGAGCAGAGCCTTGGGAACCACTTTCCCGGCGAACACCTCCTTAGTCTCCATGTCTGTGATTTCATAGCATTTCGCAAAACCTCCTTTTCCGAGGAATCGGCCCCTCATATACCTCTTCATAGTCCGCGGGTCCACCAATATATCAGGAATCTCTTTAAGTGGTGCAGATTTTGGGTCGACGTGAGAGGACGGCTTAGCCGTCTTCGCTATTCCAGCACTCATCTTTTCGGAAAAGTCTTATTCAGTCTAGTGTCAATCAAGTAATCAACAAAGAGCAATATAATtcaactttaaaatgcaatacgATTCTACTACAAAATATTACAATTACACCGAATTCTAGCTTGCTGAAGCACACGTCAACTGATCATCCTTGTCCGTGCTAACGTTATCGACAGATAGTTTAGCTTCTTCAGTCAGGCTAAGTAAAGTGCGAATTTAAATGAAAACGTCCTGTGTTGCAACTCGGTAATTGTCGATTAAAAACTAAACGTACTTCAAAGACAGCGTGCAATCAACGCCTGCTAATGTTTCATCTAATAACTTAAGATAAAACTGCAAATAAACAAGCCTCTCCGGGCAAACCGCCTGCCTATGTTAAAACGCGTCCTCTTCAATGCCAACAGTGACTGCTGCAATATTTTAAATTGTGCTCCGTTCGTTATCTATGCATCTGATTGGCTCCTCTGTCAGTGACGCGCGTTTCTCATTGGCTGATCCGATTTGAATTCCAAGCCTTTGCCGCGGGGGATCATGGGAGGTTGTGCATTAAAATAACTTGTATGTTATCATAAactgtatttatatatttttcagGAATAtacttatttttaaaaaaacaccCACGGGTTAATGTCTCGTGAGGTAGACCCATTATGTTTTAAGTATTTACGTTATTCTGTGAGAAGGAAACAATGCTTCACAGACATGCGCAGTTTGTGCTGTTCTTGTCATTATGTGACTGTGGGCTTTAAACCATGCACCCGCAAACATTAGTAGCCTAGGCAGAAACTGAACTCCACCATACTCAGAAAAGGCATACAAATAGGTCCATGCATTTTCTGCGTAAACAAGTCTTAgtagtttgttgttgttgttgttgttttagaaaTGACAATGTTGGCTACATAATGTGCTGTGAAACCAATAAAGAACAACAGTGCATTTACATTGTGGGACAATTGTGTTTATCTAGTCTGTCTTTATTAAGACAGCCAATCggtatagtagcctagcctatgaaTGGTATCAGGTTGTCGATGGGTTTGTTAGTGTATGTATCTAAATGTGTGAAGAAGCATTTAAATTAGTCTAAATGTGTGGacaagcaatgtgtgtgtgtgtgagagagagagagagagagagagagagaaagagagagagcgtgtgtgagtgtgtgtgaaagagagttggCTGTGTAAATGTTTCTGTTagctactctgtgtgtgtgtgtgtgtgtaaaacactTCATCTTATAGATAACATAAACACAaccaaagctctctctctcacacatacacacacacacacacaatacggcCTTTATTTAACCTATCCTCCAGCCAGCATGTCTGCACACAGTTGAGCCAAAAGCAAAAGCGACTCAGTCTGCATTTAGCTAGTGCTTTTGCTCTGCACACACCTACCTGTTTGCCTACAGCCCCgacagccatgtgtgtgtgtgtgagagagagagaaagagagagagcgtgtgtgtgtgtgtgttgcctacAGCCCCgacagccatgtgtgtgtgtgagagagagagaaagagagagtgtgtgtgtgtgtgtgtgtgttgcctacAGCCCCGACAGCCATTCAGAGGTGCTTTGTTTTTTCCCAGACAtctctcaatgagatgaggtctgacgttagccaggctaatctacaaccccaaaacagaaaaagttgggacatggtgtgaaatgcaaataaaaacagaatgtgataatatacaaaatAACACATctcataaacccatatttatctgcaaacattacatataaaatgttgaaaattaaaaTTTGGCCTATTtcttggaaaatatatgtttgaatatattttgaatatgacagagtagttgtagtagtgtgCACATCCCCGCCAGCGAGCTGCAGGGCAAATGGAACTAGAACTCAGAAAGGATGGAATGCCCACACTCTGCTAAAACTCCCTCCTTTGCCTGAGGATGCCCCAGCCGGGTGGAAGCCTGTACACAATACATGTATGGGTGTTTTTAGCAGTGTGCGGGCATTTCgggattttgaatttgatgccagcaacatgtttcaaaaagttgggacagggaatgtttaccactgtgctgcttcaccttgTCATTTAACACAGTTCTgcaaatgtttaggaactgaggagatcAGTTTTTTTGAGGATGAAATGTTATCCTGCCTGATAGAATTCaattgctcaacagtatgggtaTTCTTAAtcctgtttttcattccatgcaTATAGGTCTGGACTGGCATGTTAGCGCCATGTGCTCTtactctatggagaaatactatttaggTATGCAGAATTCATtacattttcctgaaatattcaaggtcttccctaaAATACATtacctggatggcagtatatgttgctcaaaacctgtatacatcattcagaattgattgtgccttgccagatgtgcaagatgcccatgccgtAAGCACTAATCCTCCACACCTTTAAATGTTGGGTttggaactgagcactaaaactaGTTGGATACTTgaataggccctctcctctttagcccatgatttccaaactttgattggtctaaccacagaaCCTTTTTtcacgttacctcagtccattttaaacaagctcaggccaaATAAGATGGTGGTATTTCTGTCTGTTGTATGGTAGAGTTTACTGTGCTCATAAACAGGGTTTTCCTGATCCCAAGtaggcagtgaggggttaggtgccttgctcaagggcacttcagccatgctggtcggggttcgaaccggcaaccctctggttacaagtccgaagcgctaaccagtagccacggctgccctttaATACCCCTACTATATAGGAAACATTGGCTAAAATGACATCATGGGATTCAGCCCGATGTCTTGTGCAGCCCAACTCTCCGCTCATGACTgagctgggtaacgtcacttctgttgaccttcaaacaaaacagagagctagctcgctactcccccccccccctccctcccgtgctgctcccgtgcaattgaaactctcc from Alosa sapidissima isolate fAloSap1 chromosome 9, fAloSap1.pri, whole genome shotgun sequence includes these protein-coding regions:
- the plk1 gene encoding serine/threonine-protein kinase PLK1, whose amino-acid sequence is MSAGIAKTAKPSSHVDPKSAPLKEIPDILVDPRTMKRYMRGRFLGKGGFAKCYEITDMETKEVFAGKVVPKALLLKPHQKEKMSTEIAIHKSLDNPHVVGFHGFFEDDDFVFVVLEICRRRSLLELHKRRKAVTEPEARYFMRQTIQGCQYLHNNRVIHRDLKLGNLFLNEEMEVKIGDFGLATRIEFDGERKKTLCGTPNYIAPEVLCKKGHSFEVDIWSLGCILYTLLVGKPPFETSCLKETYVRIKKNEYSVPRHISPVAAALIKRMLHAEPSLRPTIADLLTDEFFTSGYVPMRLPTSCLTVAPRFSIAPGTLEPPRRPLTAINKGTDSPLEKLGKGDQKDEPQQGESPESADTHLSDLLQQLTSLNNAKPSEKAVIRQEEAEDPACIPIFWISKWVDYSDKYGLGYQLCDNSVGVLFNDSTRLVLYDDGDTLQYIDRNSAESYLSVRSYPSPLAKKITLLKYFRNYMSEHLLKAGANITPRDGDQLTRLPFLRHWFRTKSAIVLHLSNGTVQINFFQDHTKVILCPLMGAVTYIDERREFRTYRMSVMEEFGCSRELASRLRYARNMVEKLQACKSAPSAQR